The Calothrix sp. PCC 7507 DNA segment ATTTTCCCAAGTATGCTTCTAGAACTTTTGTATTGCTTTGAATTTCTGCTGGGGTACCGTCAGCGAGATTTTGCCCTTCGGCAAGTACCCAAACACGATCGCACAAAGACATAATGACATCCATATTATGTTCAATAATCAAAAAGGTCAGTCCATCTTGACGGTTCCAAGTGAGAATGCGATCGCAAATATCATCAATAAGTCTGGGATTCACCCCAGCAGCGGGTTCATCTAACAAAATTAATTTGGGATTAGTCATCAGCGCCCGTCCCATTTCCAGTAACTTGCGTTGTCCGCCAGACAGACCACCAGCATACTCATGTGCTTTTTTTTCTAGTCCTACTGAAGCCAACAAAAACATCGCTTGCTCTTTGAGTTGTCTTTCTTCCTGGGCGACAACATGAGGTTTTAGCTGCACTTGCCAAAAGTTTTCACCTGTTTGTTTTTGCGCCGCCAACAGCATATTTTCTAACACTGACAACCGCGAGAGCGTCCGGGCTACCTGAAAGGTACGTATTAATCCCTGCTGGGCAATTTGATATGGTTGCAACTGATGGATAGGTTCACCATCAAAAACAACTCGTCCTTTATCTGGACGGATGAAATTAGAAAGCAAGTTAAATAAGGTAGTTTTGCCAGCACCATTGGGGCCAATTAAACCAGTGATGCTACCTTTGGCAACTTCTAATCTTGCTTCAGAGACTGCTTTGACACCACCAAAGCTTTTACTAAGTCCAGTGGCTGCTAATAGGGGAGGTGGGGATGACTGGTTATTTACCAAGGGTAAGTTCCTCCTTTTTCCCTAAGATACCTTGAGGACGCCAAATCATTAGTACCATCAAAATTAGACCGATTACCATGATGCGAAATGCACCCAAACGTGCTTCATCTAGGGGGACAATTTTCGGCAAAACTTCACGAGTGACAGCATCGTAGGCAAAGAAAATCACCGCGCCTAAGATTGAGCCGAGGTTATTGCCAGAACCACCTAAAATCACCATAATCCAACCATCAAAAGTTAGCTGTGGTTGGAAATTATCCGGGTAAATAGCGCTGATTTGCCAGGCGAAGAAAGCACCAGCAATTCCGGCGATCGCACCCCCTAACATCAGTGATTGTAATTTATACCAAAAAACATTTTTCCCTAATGCTCTAGGAATTTCCTCATCTTCGCGGATGGCTTTGAGGACTCGGCCCCAAGGCGATCGCACTAAAATTTCTAAGCGCCAAAACACCAAAGCTAACACCAGCAGCGATAACAGCATCAAACCCGCTTTCGGGATGTAATTGTACAGCGTGAATACCCCAGCAATATAAATAGCGATCGCCAACAACCCCAAAAAAATCCCCACTCCCAAGCGCGAGGCAAATTCCTGCTTACTACCCATCCTGTTTGCTGCATCAGCAATTCGAGATTTTTGGGCAGTTTGAATCCATCGCCACAACGAAAACATACTTACAAGAAACAGCAGTGATAATATCCCAATCATCACCAGTCGAAAAAACAAATTGGGCGTCGTGGAAAAGGGAATGGGATAACTTTGGACACCAAACGCCCCAGATATCCAAGCCTTACCCACAGGTAAATCCTGATTATTCACCACCAACCGAATTAGTTCTCCTGTCCCGATGGTGACAATTCCCAAATAATCTTCCCGCAGCCGCAGAGTGGCAAAACCAATCACCAAGCCCAACAAAGCCGCTACAATTGCCCCCACAACTGCCGCTAGCAATAGCGGGCAACCTTGTAAGCTTAACAACACTGTTGTATACGCTCCCAAGGTCATAAAAGCAATATGACCAAAATTAATTAACCCCGTAAAACCCCATTGCAAGTTCAGTCCCAAACTAAACAGCGCAAAAGTTGCTGTAGAAATTGCTAAGAAAATTAGATATTCAAACATATTTGTTATTTGTCATTGGTCATTTGTCAAGGGTCAAGGGTCAAGAGTCAAGAGTCAAGAGTCAAGAGTCAAGGTTATTAATTATTTCTCCCTCATCTCCCTCATCTCCCTCATCTCCCTCATCTCCCCCAGTCCCCAGTCCCCAGTCCCCAGTCCCCAGTCCCCAGTCCCCATATATCGTAAGTGTAGTTCGAGGTGATTTTGTGGGCATACTATTTTGGGGTTGTGGATAATAATTGACTTATGAATTTGCTGCGAATGAGAATTCATCACTTAATCGAGCAATTAGCTGATGAGGATCTGCAAAGCACTTGGGATATTGTTTACACTTTGTATTGTGATTTTTATATGCTCAAAGCCATAGAGCAAGTCAAGCGATCGCAGCAACCGTGGGACATCTTAACCCATGAAGAAGCAGTACGACTGTTAATGTTCTTCTAAAAGGGACTGGGGACTGGGTACTGGGGGCTAGGGGCTAGGGACTAGGGACTAGGGACTAGGGGCTAGGGGCTAGGGACTAGGAAAAAGTTTTCGTAATCCCCAGTACCCAATCCCCAGTACCCAATCCCCAGTACCCAATCCCCAGTACCCAATCCCCAGTAAAGGTGACGCCTAGTGAGTCTGGAAGTGCGCTATGCAAGGTCTTTTTTAATAGACCTGAAAAATTTAGAACCATCTGCCTACGAGCGGGTGTATGATTTTATTTTTACCGAGTTCACTGACAAGTGGCAGATGCGGAGTCTCCCAGAACTGCGGCGACTTGACAATGA contains these protein-coding regions:
- a CDS encoding branched-chain amino acid ABC transporter permease, coding for MFEYLIFLAISTATFALFSLGLNLQWGFTGLINFGHIAFMTLGAYTTVLLSLQGCPLLLAAVVGAIVAALLGLVIGFATLRLREDYLGIVTIGTGELIRLVVNNQDLPVGKAWISGAFGVQSYPIPFSTTPNLFFRLVMIGILSLLFLVSMFSLWRWIQTAQKSRIADAANRMGSKQEFASRLGVGIFLGLLAIAIYIAGVFTLYNYIPKAGLMLLSLLVLALVFWRLEILVRSPWGRVLKAIREDEEIPRALGKNVFWYKLQSLMLGGAIAGIAGAFFAWQISAIYPDNFQPQLTFDGWIMVILGGSGNNLGSILGAVIFFAYDAVTREVLPKIVPLDEARLGAFRIMVIGLILMVLMIWRPQGILGKKEELTLGK
- a CDS encoding ABC transporter ATP-binding protein, with translation MVNNQSSPPPLLAATGLSKSFGGVKAVSEARLEVAKGSITGLIGPNGAGKTTLFNLLSNFIRPDKGRVVFDGEPIHQLQPYQIAQQGLIRTFQVARTLSRLSVLENMLLAAQKQTGENFWQVQLKPHVVAQEERQLKEQAMFLLASVGLEKKAHEYAGGLSGGQRKLLEMGRALMTNPKLILLDEPAAGVNPRLIDDICDRILTWNRQDGLTFLIIEHNMDVIMSLCDRVWVLAEGQNLADGTPAEIQSNTKVLEAYLGK